The Deltaproteobacteria bacterium genome includes a window with the following:
- a CDS encoding 4Fe-4S binding protein has translation MKIMRKIIQIEEDKCDGCGQCVPSCAEGAIQIVEGKARLMAEKYCDGLGACLGECPNDALHVIEREADDFDEEAVEEHLQKSPPPPPPTAPTMACGCPSTQIQDFKRPFKSCEEANKPASYQSNVSALSHWPVQIKLVPPTAPFLKGADLLVAADCTPFAYADFHRDFLQGKVLMVGCPKFDDAEAYIQKFTDVFKMSGVKSVTVLTMEVPCCQGLPVIVKRGMAAANANLPMSHVVVSLRGEVVRRE, from the coding sequence ATGAAAATAATGCGCAAAATAATACAGATAGAAGAAGATAAATGCGACGGTTGCGGACAATGTGTGCCTTCCTGCGCCGAGGGAGCCATTCAGATCGTGGAAGGCAAGGCCCGCCTGATGGCCGAAAAATACTGCGATGGTCTTGGCGCCTGTCTCGGAGAGTGCCCTAACGATGCCCTCCACGTGATAGAGCGGGAAGCCGATGATTTTGACGAAGAAGCCGTGGAAGAGCACCTGCAGAAGTCTCCTCCGCCTCCACCCCCAACTGCGCCGACCATGGCCTGCGGTTGTCCCTCAACCCAGATACAGGACTTCAAGAGGCCCTTCAAATCCTGCGAGGAGGCCAACAAGCCTGCCTCTTACCAAAGTAACGTCTCTGCCCTCTCCCATTGGCCGGTGCAGATAAAACTGGTACCTCCGACCGCGCCGTTCCTGAAGGGAGCGGATCTGCTCGTTGCTGCCGACTGCACGCCCTTTGCCTACGCCGATTTCCATCGCGATTTTCTCCAGGGCAAGGTGCTCATGGTCGGGTGCCCGAAATTCGACGACGCCGAGGCCTACATCCAGAAATTCACTGATGTTTTCAAAATGTCGGGGGTGAAGAGCGTAACTGTTCTTACCATGGAAGTCCCCTGCTGTCAGGGGTTGCCTGTGATCGTCAAAAGGGGAATGGCGGCAGCCAATGCGAACCTCCCCATGAGTCATGTTGTAGTCAGCCTGAGGGGAGAGGTTGTCCGGAGGGAGTGA